A single Suricata suricatta isolate VVHF042 chromosome 2, meerkat_22Aug2017_6uvM2_HiC, whole genome shotgun sequence DNA region contains:
- the ARHGAP22 gene encoding rho GTPase-activating protein 22 isoform X5: MGLCCCKDWRGHLPAPKGGAGEREKVPANPEALLLMASSQRDMEDWVQAIRRVIWAPLGGGTARRSHAHPLEPLPSGIFGQRLEDTVHHERKYGPRLAPLLVEQCVDFIRERGLTEEGLFRMPGQANLVRDLQDSFDCGEKPLFDSSTDVHTVASLLKLYLRELPEPVVPFARYEDFLSCAQLLTKDEGEGTLELAKQVSSLPLANYNLLRYICKFLDEVQSHSDVNKMSVQNLATVFGPNILRPQLEDPVTIMEGTSLVQHLMTVLIRKHSQLFTSRAEEGPASPHGGPPCTVEWGSEEAPRDGQPEPSSPSPQGLPSHRTSSLDGATVAALSRASPMGPGGRGSPVAASPGKKVQTLPNWKSSFWQSGSRSGSPKVGSSSLEVPIISSGGNWLMNGLSSLRGHRRASSGERLKDSGSAQRLSTYDNVPPSSGLFPSTPSVASTAWSGASSCEASAGGSVSSCTACRASDSSACSSLPTEGGLEPSPFPSSSEDRRSPDLGRGLDEVGTCISSSEPSDPGSPTQDYARCSEALQGLVTELRAELCRQRTEYEMSMKRLEEGSAHLRKRMSQLEEELDQEKKKYTMLEIKLRNSERAREDAEKRNQLLQKEMEEFFSTLGSLTVGAKGDKAPK; encoded by the exons GTGGTGCCGGGGAGCGAGAGAAGGTGCCGGCCAACCCCGAGGCGCTCCTGCTCATGGCCAGCTCCCAGCGTGACATGGAGGACTGGGTGCAGGCCATCCGCCGGGTCATCTGGGCCCCGCTTGGCGGAGGTACTGCCCGTAGATCGCATGCTCACCCTCTAGAACCCTTGCCTTCAG gAATCTTTGGGCAGCGCCTGGAGGACACGGTCCATCACGAGCGGAAGTATGGCCCCCGCCTGGCCCCCCTGCTGGTGGAGCAGTGTGTGGACTTCATCCGGGAGCGTGGCCTCACCGAGGAGGGGCTCTTCCGCATGCCGGGCCAGGCCAACCTGGTGAGGGACCTGCAGGATTCCTTCGACTGTGGGGAGAAGCCGCTGTTTGACAG CTCAACAGACGTGCACACGGTGGCCTCCCTGTTGAAGCTGTACCTGCGGGAGCTCCCTGAGCCTGTGGTCCCCTTCGCCAGGTACGAGGACTTCCTCAGCTGTGCCCAGCTGCTCACCAAGGACGAGGGGGAG GGGACTCTGGAGTTGGCTAAACAAGTGAGCAGCCTTCCTCTGGCCAATTACAACCTGCTCAGATATATCTGCAA GTTTCTGGACGAAGTTCAGTCCCACTCAGATGTTAACAAGATGAGTGTCCAGAACCTGGCAACAGTTTTCGGACCTAACATACTTCGGCCGCAGCTGGAAGACCCGGTAACCATCATGGAAG GCACGTCCCTGGTCCAGCACCTGATGACCGTCCTGATCCGCAAACACAGCCAACTCTTCACCTCGAGGGCTGAGGAAGGGCCAGCCTCCCCACATGGGGGCCCACCGTGCACGGTGGAGTGGGGCTCCGAGGAGGCCCCGAGGGACGGCCAGCCAGAGCCCAGCAGCCCCAGCCCTCAGGGCCTGCCGTCACACAGGACCTCTTCTCTGGATGGGGCCACTGTGGCAGCGCTGTCTAGAGCCTCCCCCATGGGTCCGGGTGGCCGAGGCAGCCCTGTTGCCGCCAGCCCTGGGAAGAAGGTACAGACTCTGCCCAactggaagtcttccttctggCAGTCAGGGTCCCGGTCGGGGAGCCCGAAGGTGGGCAGCTCCTCCCTGGAGGTGCCCATCATCTCCTCTGGAGGGAACTGGCTCATGAATGGGCTGTCCTCCCTGCGCGGCCACCGCCGGGCCTCCTCGGGAGAGCGGCTCAAGGACTCAGGCTCTGCGCAGAGACTCTCTACCTATGACAACGTACCCCCGTCCAGCGGCCTCTTTCCCAGCACTCCCAGTGTGGCCAGCACGGCGTGGTCGGGGGCCTCCTCTTGCGAGGCATCAGCTGGGGGCTCTGTCAGCAGCTGCACAGCCTGCCGGGCCAGTGACTCGTCCGCCTGCAGCTCCCTGCCCACCGAGGGGGGCCTGGAGCCGTCCCCTTTCCCCAGCAGCAGCGAGGACCGCAGATCCCCGGACCTGGGCCGCGGCCTGGACGAGGTGGGCACCTGCATCAGCAGCAGCGAGCCCAGTGACCCAGGCAGCCCCACCCAGGACTATGCCCGCTGCTCCGAGGCTCTCCAGGGCCTGGTCACAGAGCTCAGGGCGGAGCTGTGCCGGCAGAGGACTGAGTACGAGATGAGTATGAAAAG ACTCGAAGAAGGTAGTGCCCACCTGAGGAAACGAATGTCACAGCTAGAAGAAGAACTggaccaggaaaagaaaaagtacacgATGCTGGAAATAAAGCTGAGGAACTCGGAGCGGGCCCGGGAAGACGCGGAGAAGAGGAACCAGCTGCTGCAGAAGGAAATGGAGGAGTTCTTCTCAACCCTGGGAAGCCTCACTGTTGGGGCAAAAGGTGACAAAGCCCCcaagtga